The Denitromonas sp. DNA segment TTGGTCGAATACACGTCGCGCGTGAGGTGGCACGACACCATGCCCGGCACCGTGCTGACGATCTTCGTCTCGAGGGCGCAGTCGATCATCGTTCCTTGCGTCATCAGCATGTCGCGATCGGGGAGGGTGCCGGCCGACGACGGATTCAGTCGCATCGGCTGCAGGCGTTGCTGCAGGTCGCCGGCGCGCGCCGGCGCTGTGTCGGGCGGCATCATCGCGCGGGGCGCCCCTCCCGCATTGCCGTTCTCCTGCACCGGCATCGCCAGTCCGGCCTGCAGGCGCCGCTGTCGCAACAGCTCTTCGGGGCTCGGTCCCGCCGGCTTTTGCGGGGCGCTCGCACTCGGCGTCGGCCCTGCGGTCTGCACCGGGGTGATCGCCGGCACCGGCTGCGGGGCCGGCTCGGGCGGTGGGGCAGGGGGGGCTGGCTTCAGCTCGGGCAACGTGTTCTTGACGGCCACCGTTTGCTGCGCCTCTGTTTGCTCTTCCCCGCGCATCTGTATCGCCTTGATGGTGAAGGCCGCCCCCAGGGCGACGATGGCGATTACGATCACCGCAAGGAAGGTCTTTGCTCCCGGGGGAGACTGGCGCCGTTGGGCGCCCAGGTCGGACGCGCCGCGCTCACCCTCGATGCGCTCGTGTTCGCGTCGCTGCAGCTCGGCCGCAGCGTCAATCGGCTCGTTCTTTCCGCGCCTCGTAAACATCACTGTCCTCCCTTGATGACCCGCTTCACCGCGGGGCTTGCCGTGCCTGTCGTATTGCGCACGCCGTTGGGGTCGTAGGCCTCATTCCAGATCGCGAGCGCCCGATCGCCCAGGCGCAGAATCCACTTCGCATTGACCTTGTGCAGCGTGACGATCTCGTTCGCTTCGCCGATCGTGTTGCGGTTGACGATGCTTTCGTTGCCGTCCGCATCGACCATGTAGATCGCCGGGATGTCCCGGTTGCCCGGGAACTTCATGTAGGTGGCTTCGTTGTTGTCCCAGGCGTTGATCGGCGCGATGTCGGTGTCCCCGCTCATCGTGTAGTTCAGGTTGTAGCCCTGGCGTTCGGCGGCGAACCCTTCTTCCACCGCCGCCGCTTCGGCCAGCTCTCGCGCCTTGCGCGCCTCGGTATCGGGGTAGGTGAAGGACAGGCCGTAGACCGCGTGCGCGCGGCGCGTCGGCCAGTAGCGCAGCTTGAAGTAGTACGTCCGCCGATCGGTGACGATCGTCAGGTTGGTTTCGGCGTTGTCGGCCTTTGGCTTGATGAACACATGGTTGCCTTCGACGGCGAACGACCATGCCTGCGCATCGCCGAAGGCGTGCGTCACGTAGTGCTCGCCTTCCTCGAGCACGATATGGGTGGCAATGCCGATCACCGCGTCGAGGTGCACCACGTCGCGCGGGTTGTAGACGGTGTACCGAATGCGGTTGTCGAACTCCGAGGACAGCGGCTCATCGAGCGCCAGCGCCGGCGCCGCGATCGCGGCGACCAAGAGTGCCAATGCGAGTTTCTTCATCACGGCCTCCTGTCAGTTCGCCGTGACCGACTCGGGGTCGACGCGGTAGCTGTAGACCTGGAATCCGAGCGGGTTGATGCGCCGGTCCTGAGCGGAGATCGGCGCATTGACGTAGGTGTAGCCGATCGTCGCGATCCAGTTGCGCGGCGGCTCGTTCGACCCGTTCGAATGGCGTTGCTGTGTCGTGAAGCGCACCACCGCATTCCCGCCGCCGGCGGTGGGTGTGATCGAGCGCACCTTCACCATGATCTTGGTGCGATTGCTCAGCTTCTTGTCGCGCGCATTCTGGCCATCGTAGAGCGCGTAGAACTCCCGCTGCACGACCGGGTTGCTCAGCAGGGCCGTCGTGTCATAGAGCGTCTGGATGGTGTCGTAGTCGTAGCCCTCGCGGTTGAGGACATACTTGTTGAGGAAGTAGGCATCGACGACTTCCCCATACGTGGTTTCCTGCTCCTTCATCGTGGTCACCACGTCGACGTCGCCGGTGGCGTTGTCGACCCGAAGGATCAGCGGATCGGGGGCGTCTTGAGACAAGCCGGCCCAGCCGGCGCCGAGCCCGAGAAACCCCAACATCAGCCCGACGCCC contains these protein-coding regions:
- the virB10 gene encoding type IV secretion system protein VirB10, encoding MFTRRGKNEPIDAAAELQRREHERIEGERGASDLGAQRRQSPPGAKTFLAVIVIAIVALGAAFTIKAIQMRGEEQTEAQQTVAVKNTLPELKPAPPAPPPEPAPQPVPAITPVQTAGPTPSASAPQKPAGPSPEELLRQRRLQAGLAMPVQENGNAGGAPRAMMPPDTAPARAGDLQQRLQPMRLNPSSAGTLPDRDMLMTQGTMIDCALETKIVSTVPGMVSCHLTRDVYSTNRRVVLLDRGSKVVGFYQGGMTQGKARIFVNWSRVETPKGVIINLDSPGTGPLGEGGLGGYVDTHFWERFGSAIMLSLIDDFAAAITPQRGISGDNNQVSFSNTSDAAQEMAAKALENSINIPPTLYKNQGERVAIFVARDLDFRGVYGLERQ
- the virB9 gene encoding P-type conjugative transfer protein VirB9 → MKKLALALLVAAIAAPALALDEPLSSEFDNRIRYTVYNPRDVVHLDAVIGIATHIVLEEGEHYVTHAFGDAQAWSFAVEGNHVFIKPKADNAETNLTIVTDRRTYYFKLRYWPTRRAHAVYGLSFTYPDTEARKARELAEAAAVEEGFAAERQGYNLNYTMSGDTDIAPINAWDNNEATYMKFPGNRDIPAIYMVDADGNESIVNRNTIGEANEIVTLHKVNAKWILRLGDRALAIWNEAYDPNGVRNTTGTASPAVKRVIKGGQ
- a CDS encoding type IV secretion system protein, with translation MKKVKKDEFDQYLEETRGLERDYIGEVLKSRRAAWFVAGVGLMLGFLGLGAGWAGLSQDAPDPLILRVDNATGDVDVVTTMKEQETTYGEVVDAYFLNKYVLNREGYDYDTIQTLYDTTALLSNPVVQREFYALYDGQNARDKKLSNRTKIMVKVRSITPTAGGGNAVVRFTTQQRHSNGSNEPPRNWIATIGYTYVNAPISAQDRRINPLGFQVYSYRVDPESVTAN